In Helianthus annuus cultivar XRQ/B chromosome 3, HanXRQr2.0-SUNRISE, whole genome shotgun sequence, a single window of DNA contains:
- the LOC110928189 gene encoding ADP,ATP carrier protein 2, mitochondrial, which produces MQEKTTKSENTNEGWRDYARTRLANDAKAAKKGGERQFNVLIDVYKKTYASDDIAGLYCGFPLSAAGIFVYRGLYFGMYDSLKPILLTGSLQDNFFASFALGWLITNGAGLASYPIDKVRRRMMMTSGEAVKYKNTFDAFNQIVKKEGVNSLFKGGGANILRAVAGAGVLAG; this is translated from the exons ATGCAAGAAAAGACCACTAAAAGTGAAAACACTAATGAAGGGTGGCGAGATTATGCTAGAACTCGTTTAGCCAATGACGCTAAGGCAGCGAAGAAGGGTGGCGAGAGGCAGTTCAATGTTTTAATCGACGTTTACAAGAAGACATACGCATCAGACGACATTGCTGGGTTATACTGTGGGTTCCCTCTTTCAGCTGCCGGTATTTTTGTTTATCGTGGTCTGTATTTCGGAATGTATGACTCTCTCAAACCAATTCTCCTCACCGGATCATTGCAG GATAATTTCTTTGCTAGCTTTGCGCTTGGTTGGTTGATCACAAACGGAGCTGGTCTAGCCTCATACCCGATTGACAAAGTGCGAAGAAGAATGATGATGACATCTGGGGAAGCCGTCAAGTACAAGAACACATTTGACGCGTTCAACCAAATCGTGAAAAAGGAGGGTGTCAACTCATTGTTCAAGGGTGGAGGTGCTAACATCCTCCGAGCTGTGGCTGGTGCAGGTGTGCTTGCTGGTTGA